GACATCGAACGCGACCGCCTACATCGCGAAGTCCTGCGTAGCCAGGGACAACTGAACACCGAATTCAGATACGACCGCAACAGCCGCCTGCAACACAAACAGACCCGGCGTGGCCACAACACCATCCTGCCCGACATCCTTACCGACCGCCGCTACCAGTACGACAACCTCGACCGGCTGGTGAGTAAAAAACATACCCGGCAAGGACAGACCGATTACCACTATGACCGCACCGGCCGTATCGAAAGCTGCCGCAACCAGGCCTACTGGGAAACCCTGCAATACGATGCCGCTGCCAACCTGCTGGATAAAAGACGCAACGAAGACAGCAGTACCGACAACCAGAACCTGATACGCTTTAACCAGCTACTCCACTTTCGTGGCCTGCAATACACCTACGACGCACACGGCCGTACCCACAGCAAACAGACCGCCAGCGGTACTCAGTATTACCACTACGATGCCGAACACCGCCTGACCGAAGTGCGTATCGAAAAATTAAACTGTACCGAACGTTACGGCTATGTCTACGATGCCTTAGGCCGACGTATCGAAAAACACCAGATAGACCGGGCGGGCAAAGCCTGCAACCGTACCCGTTTCCTGTGGGACGGGCTGAGAATGATTCAGGAAACCCGTACTGACAGAAGCAAAAGCGTCTATATCTACACTGATGAAAGCGGCTATGAACCCTTAGCCAGAGTAGAGACCACCACCGGTACGGAACAGAAAGTGCTGTACTACCACACCGATGTCAACGGTGCCCCGGAAGAACTTACTGATGAAGACGGTCACATTGTATGGGCATGCAGTTATCAGCTGTGGGGCAAACCGATACAGGAAATCGAACACAGCCAGATACAACAGAACCTGAGGTATCAGGGGCAGTATTTAGACAGAGAAACGGGCTTACATTACAATACTTTCAGGTACTATGACCCGGATATAGGCAGATTCACGCAGCCGGACCCGATTGGGTTGCTGGGTGGGTTTAATCTGTATCAGTATGCGCCTAACTCACTGATGTGGATTGATCCGTGGGGGTTAAATGTAAAGCAATTTTCGTGCTTTAAAAGTATAAAATCTTTACAAGAAGGACCTCAAGGAACTGTAATAACTGTAAAATCAAAGAAAGAGGCTAATAATTTATTATTACAAGCATTTCCAAACGCGCAAAAAGTAAGAGGTATCGGTTCACAAGACGCTTCTGGAATTAGAAAAAAGCATAAAATTGAACAATTTAAGAAAAAAGATGGAAAAGTACGTTATAGAAAAGATTATCCAATCGATTCCAAAACTGGTAGAGTATACGGCCATGATGATCCAAAAGGAACTGGACATGGATCTTTACCACACATAAATATTAAACGTAAGGATGGAACAATGGTAAGGATAGATATTGATGAATAACGTTTCAATAGAAAAAATAATTGCTGCTATAGAGCAAGGTAAGGTTAGAGGTTTTGATGAAATAAAGGAGGTAGAAGGTGAGCGATTTTTTTTTCAATATGCACTGAAAAAGAAAAATGGTTTATATAATACCTATATTTTTCATATCATGGAAAAAAAAATAGAAATTATTGAAGATTATGGTGAAGAAGAAATTAAGGAATTTATAAATATATCAGATGCATTAAATTATTTTAAATCATTGGGTATAAATGTACAAAAATTCTCTAGTATAAAGGGAGTTCTACCATTTTAAATGATATAAAAATTAAAACATCATTTATTATTAAACGTAGAATCAAAAATTTAGTTTCGGTCTCCGCTATACCTACGACGAACACTGACGTACCGACCACAAACAGACCGCCAGCGGTACCCAGTATTACCACTACGATGCCGAACACCACCTGACCGAAGTGCGTATCGAAAAATTAAACTGTACCGAACGCTACGGCTATGTCTACGATGCCTTAGGCCGACGTATCGAAAAACACCAGATAGACCGGGCGGGCAAAGCATGCAACCGTACCCGTTTCCTGTGGGACGGGCTGAGAATGATTCAGGAAACCCGTACTGACAGAAGCAAAAGCGTCTATATCTACACTGATGAAAGCGGCTATGAACCCTTAGCCAGAGTAGAGACCACTACCGGTACGGAACAGAAAGTGCTGTACTACCACACCGATGTCAACGGTGCCCCGGAAGAACTTACTGATGAAGATGGTCATATTGTATGGGCGTGCAGCTATCAGCTGTGGGGCAAGCCGATACAGGAAATCGAACACAGCCAGATACAACAGAACCTAAGGTATCAGGGGCAGTATTTAGACAGAGAAACGGGCTTACATTACAATACTTTCAGGTATTATGACCCTGATATAGGCAGATTCACACAGCCGGACCCGATTGGGTTGCTGGGTGGGTTTAATCTGTATCAGTATGCGCCTAATGGGTTGATGTGGATTGATCCGTGGGGCTGGAGTTGTGCTAATACAAAAACTAAAAAAACGTCGTACAATGGTAAAAGTCGGAGAGATGCATTTCGACAAGCTAAGCGCGATGCTAATATTCCTATGAATCAACAACCTAAAAGTATCACCACTCCCTTTTTAAAGGATGGTTATGGCAATCTTATTATTGGTAAAAATGGACAGCCAATCAAAACTCGACAATACGAATTTATTGACAAAAACAAAAATTCAATTTTTATTCAGGAGCATAGCTTAGGACATATTAAAGCTACAAAAGGACATGGAGCAGAGCCACACTTTAATATTAGATCTTCAGATAATCTAAATACGGGGTATGTTCCAAGAACTCATGGTCATTAAAATTTTTAAAAGGGTATCAATATGTGGTACAAAAATGCAATAGGTAAAGAAAAAATTCAATTTATGTTTAATAATGAATTCGACATTGAATTATTTGAACTTTATAGTATTTCATTGGAAAAAAATTCAGAATTAAAATGTAATTTAATATGCAAAGGAATTCCAAAAACTCATCCAAAAAAATGGGATAAATTAGAGTTTAATGCATTGAATTTAACAATTATTTTTAATGAGATTATTCAAATGAATATATCTGGAACAAAAATTGGATTTTTTTGTTTACCAAAAATCAATTCTTCAATCGATTATTCTGAAATAACAATTAAACATGGCGAATTCCAACTTTACTGTAAATCCAAATTTTTAACAATAGATAATATAACTCCTTATATAGATATACGATGGGATTAGAACTTAAATTCTATTAGATTTTATTTATATATATAACTTTAGCTATTTCATTTTTTTCAAATAATGATTATATCATATAACAAATAATAATTAATTTTTATACGCATTTATAAATACGCAGAAAGTAAGTCTTATTAATTCTCAAGAAGCTTCGGGTTTTAGAAATTTAAACCACTGATATGGATAATTATCACCACCGGCACGGAACAAAAAGTGCTGTACTACCACACCGATGTCAACGGTGCCCCAGAAGAACTTACTGATGAAGACGGTCACATTGTATGGGCATGCAGCTATCAGCTGTGGGATAAATCTACGCAATTATTAAGATACGCTTAGACAATATAAAAACATCTTAGAAATTGGAAGTACATCAACACATTGAAATGTGCTGTTGCCTACTAATATGTTTAGATTAAAAATGGTGATTAATCATGAAATATTTGCTCAATAAAAAATACTTGAATTAAAGTGAACTTGAAGTTTTATACTTAATCATCAAAACATTTCAAGATAAACACCATGAATTCATCATTTAAACAAATCTTTCCACTAGGTGAAGAAAATATCAACTATGCTCAATATTTTATTGGTCAGAGCTATTTAGCTAATCTGGCCGCTATTGATGACAATGTCGATGTAGACGTTAGCAATGTTACTTTCGAGCCAGGCTGCCACAACCATTGGCACAAACATTTAAATGGCTATCAAATATTACTTGCTACTGCCGGTCAGGGTTGGTATCAAGAAGCAGGCAAACCGGCACAATTACTTAATCCTGGCGATGTTGTGGTTATTCATGCGGGAGTCAAACATTGGCATGGAGCAACGAAAGATAGTTGGTTCAGTCATGTGGCCATTACCAAAGGTCAAAGCGAATGGCTGGAACCCGTAGCAAGCAGCGATTACAACGCTCTGTAATTTTTAATCTACAGGAGTACAGCAATGAAAAAACAGACAGCAGGTCATGAACTTTTAGGCGAATTTGCACCTCAGTTTGCTCATTTTAATGATGATGTTTTATTTGGTGAAGTTTGGTCACGAGAACAACAATTGCCAGCACATCAGCGCAGCATGATTACTATTTCAGCATTAATCTGTGCCGGTAATTTCGAGCAATTAAGTGCCCATCTGAATATTGGCAGACAAAATGGCATCACCAAAGATGAAATTGTTGAAATTATTACTCATTTGTCCTTTTATGTGGGCTGGCCGAAGGCTTGGTCTGCATTTAATCTAGCCAAGCAAATTTATCAAGACAATGAAAAGTAATTTGCGCTAAACTTCAAATGTATTCAGATATTTGATAATTTTGAAATTTTTCCCTGGTCAAACTTAAGCTCAGACACTATAGCTAATTTGCCAGCTAATATTTATATACTTGTCATTTAATCTTATCAAAACAGCAATCGGTGTTTGAGCACTAAACGGAACTAATCAAAGGAGTAAAACATGGCAGTTCAAAATAAAGTAGTCATCATAACCGGTGCATCATCAGGTATTGGCGCAGCAACTGCACGCTTACTAGCTCAAAACGGAGCAAAAGTCGTACTTGCTGCGCGCCGCGAATCACAGCTTCAACAACTACAACAACAGATTACTCAGTCTGGCGGTGAGGCCGTTTATCAAGTTACAGATGTGCGCCAGCCGGAAGAGATGCATGCATTAGTTGAGCTGGCTAAAAAACATTTTCAGGGTGTAGATGTGATATTTAATAACGCCGGTATTATGCCTAACTCCCCTATCAGTGCTCTTCAGACAAACGATTGGAATAATATGATTGATATTAATCTGAAGGGTGTGCTAAATGGAATTGCTGCGGTCATGCCTATTTTCGCGAAACAGAAATCTGGCCATATCATTACTACCTCTTCAATTGCTGGCTTGAAAAGCTTCATGGGCTGTGGTGTTTATGGCGCAACTAAATTTGCCGTACGTAATCTGATGGAAGTTATCCGGCAGGAAAGTGCCACTGAACAAACCAATATCCGTACTACTACTTTGTATCCTGCAGCGATCAATACAGAGCTGTTACAAAGTATTTCTGATGCAAATGTGCTGCAAAGTATGACTCAATTATACAATCAGGTTGGCATCAGCCCTGAAGCCATTGCTCGTGCTGTTAACTTTGCCATTGAGCAGCCGGAAGATACCAATATTAGTGAGCTGACTATCTATCCAACTAAACAAGCTTAATCAAATTATCTGGAATACAATATTTGTAGTAAATACGAAAGCAAAAGCTTTATGCTTTTGCTTTTTGTATATCAATTTAATTTGTTACTGCAGAAATCAACAATAATTACTGAATTAGTTTAACTTATTATTTAATAGTGCATTTTACAGATCAATACCATATCAATAAGCTTTTAAAAAGTTTATAGTATTTTTATTACAATTAAATATTTGTTTACTGGTCTCAATGATTCTTTTGATGCATCAGCTCTTATCATTAATTTGTAAATGACATATACTTTGAAGTTTAAAACATTATACTGAGAAATATTTTCTCATGGTTGAACTTAAGTAATAGAAAAGCCCGAGCAATGCTCGGGCTTAAAACATTTTTTATTATAATCAGATTATTTATCTGATTATATAAATCAATGTTATTTTCGATGAGTGCGCAGGTAATCCAGAGTTTTCAGTTGAGCAATCGCCGCAGCTAAAGCCACATGAGCTTTGGCCAGTGAAACATCATCCTTGGCCTCATGGATACCGGATTCGGCTGCTTTTTTGGCTTCTTCGGCACGCTGCTGATCCATTTCTTCACTGCGAACGGCCACATCTGCCAAAAGCGTAAGCTTATTCGGCTGTACTTCCAGAACACCGCCTGATACTGCTACCAGAATTTCTTCTTTCTGGTCAGGTACGGTCAAACGAAGAGCACCAGGACGCACCAAGCTCATAATGGGTTCATGGCGAGGGTAAATACCTAGCTCACCTTCCAGAGTCGGCACAACAACAAAGCTGGCTTCACCTGAATAGATGTTTTCTTCGTTACTCACCACTTCCACTTGCATGGTACTCATCAAGCGCTCCTTAGTTTAGGGTTTTCGCTTTTTCAGCAGCTTCTTCAATATTGCCTACCATGTAAAAAGCTTGTTCAGGCAGGTGATCGTACTCACCATTCAGAATAGCTTTAAAGCCGGCAATGGTATCACGCAGTGAAACATATTTACCCGGCGCACCGGTAAACACTTCTGCTACGTGGAATGGCTGTGATAAAAAGCGCTGGATCTTACGTGCGCGGTTTACGGTTAGTTTGTCTTCATCAGACAATTCATCCATACCCAGAATCGCAATGATATCGTTCAACTCTTTGTATTTTTGCAAAGTAGTCTGTACACCACGTGCAACGTCATAATGTTCCTGACCAATTACAGCGGGGTCTAGCTGGCGTGAAGTAGAGTCCAGCGGATCCACTGCCGGATAAATACCTAAAGAAGCAATATCACGGCTTAACACCACAGTTGCATCCAAGTGGGCAAATGTTGTGGCCGGAGATGGGTCAGTCAGGTCATCTGCAGGTACATACACGGCTTGGATAGAAGTAATGGAACCAGTTTTAGTAGAAGCAATTCGCTCCTGTAGACGACCCATTTCTTCAGCCAGTGTTGGCTGATAACCCACAGCAGACGGCATACGCCCTAGCAAAGCTGATACTTCAGTACCGGCCAGTGTGTAACGGTAAATGTTGTCGATGAACAGCAGTACGTCACGGCCTTTACCGTTTTCATCTTTTTCATCACGGAAGTATTCCGCCATGGTCAGACCAGTTAAAGCTACACGCAGACGGTTACCAGGTGGTTCGTTCATCTGACCATACACCATGGCCACTTTATCCAGTACGTTGGAGTCTTTCATCTCGTGATAGAAGTCATTACCTTCACGAGTACGTTCTCCTACACCGGCAAACACAGACAAACCACTGTGTGCTTTGGCAATGTTGTTAATCAGTTCCATCATGTTAACGGTTTTACCAACGCCGGCACCACCAAACAAGCCAACTTTACCGCCTTTGGCAAAAGGACACAGCAGGTCAATCACCTTGATACCCGTTTCCAGCAATTCAGTTGAGCTGGAAAGCTCATCAAATTTCGGTGCCTGTTGGTGAATGGAGCGGGTAGTACTGGTCTGAATTTCGCCAGCTTCATCCACCGGATGACCCAAAACGTCCATAATCCGACCCAATGTAGCTGTACCAACCGGTACAGTAATCGGTGCGCCGGTATTAACTACGGCCATACCGCGTTTCAGACCATCGGAAGTACCCATAGGGATGGTACGCACGATACCATCACCCAGTAACTGTTCAACTTCAAGAGTCAAATCAGTATCAACCAGTTTAAGAGCGTCATACACATTGGGTATGGAATCATGTGGGAATTCTACGTCCACTACCGCACCAATGATTTGTACGATTTTGCCTTGGCTCATTATCGCATCCTAAGTTTATTTGACCTGTACTGCTTAAACAGCAGCAGCACCGGCCACAATTTCTGACAACTCTGTGGTAATCGCTGCCTGACGCGATTTGTTATACACCAGACGCAATTCTTTAATGGCATTGCTTGCATTATCGGTAGCAGCTTTCATCGCTACCATACGCGCAGCCTGCTCGGCAGCCATATTTTCAGATAAGGCCTGATAAACCACAGACTCTAAATAACGGCGGACTAAAAATTCCAGCACCTGTTGTGGCGAGGGTTCGTATACATATTCCCAGCTGTATTCCTTACTTTCAGATACCTGATCCAGAACATTCTGCCCGATGGGCAGCAGTGTTTCCAGACGTGGTTCCTGACGCATGGTATTGATAAAGCCGGCATAAACCAGATAAATGGCATCCAGTTTACCTTCTGCATAACGCTGAAAAATTTCCGTTAACGGACCCAGCAATGTAGCCACTCTAGGTGTATCACCTAGACCCACAGCACTGGCAATGACATTCAAACCCACTCGGTTACAGGCGGCCAGTCCTTTACTGCCGAGACATACAACTTCGGCCTCAAGCCCCTGCTGATTGCATTCTTGCACTTTACTGAAGAATGCTTTAAGGATATTGGCATTCAGACCACCACATAGTCCTTTATCAGTCGTAATAACAATAAATCCTACTCGCTTACTGTCATTATTACTACGCAACAGCGGGACGTTGTGATTAGAATGGGTTTGTGCCAGATGGCTCATCACCAGACGAATTTTATCGGCATACGGACGCGCCTGACGCATCCGTTCCTGAGTCTTCCGCATTTTAGAGGTTGACACCATCTGCATCGCTTTAGTGATCTTTTGGGTATTTTGAACACTGCGAATTCGGGTGAGAATCTCTTTTCCTACTGCCATTTCAGACTCCTTTCAATGACACGTTTACGCCTGATAGCCGTAAGACGATTTGAAGGTCTTCATGGCGTTGTCCAATGCTTTGGCATTGTCATCGCTTAATGCACCGGTGGCATCGATGTCCTGTAATACATTTGGACACTGAGTACGCACATAGCCCAAAAATTCTGACTCAAAATTCAATGCCTTGGACACAGGAACATCATCATATGAGCCATTATTGATTGCCCACAGAGTTAGTGCCATTTCACCTGTACTCAACGTGCTGAACTGTTTCTGTTTCATCAGTTCGGTCACAACTTCACCATGACGCAACTGTTTGCGTGTTGCTTCGTCCAAATCAGAAGCAAACTGAGAAAACGCCGCAAGTTCTCGATACTGAGCCAATGCCAGACGAATACCACCACCCAGTTTTTTGATAACTTTAGTCTGAGCAGCACCACCTACGCGGGATACAGAGATACCAGCATTAATGGCCGGACGAATACCGGAGTTAAACAGGTCGGTTTCTAGGAATATCTGTCCGTCAGTAATGGAAATTACATTGGTCGGTACAAATGCAGAAACGTCACCAGCCTGTGTTTCAATAATTGGCAATGCAGTTAATGAACCGGTTTTGCCTTTTACTGCACCTTTGGTCAGTTCTTCTACTTCATGTGCGTTAATACGGGAAGCACGTTCTAGCAGACGTGAGTGCAGATAGAATACGTCACCCGGATAAGCTTCGCGGCCAGGTGGACGGCGCAATAGCAGGGAAATTTGACGATAGGCTACGGCCTGTTTGGACAAGTCATCATAGACAATCAGGGCATCTTCACCATTATCACGGAAGAATTCACCCATACTACAACCAGCATACGGAGCGATATATTGCAGCGCAGCTGCTTCAGAGGCAGTAGCTGCTACAATAATGGTATGATCCATCGCACCATGTTCTTCCAGTTTGCGCACTACGCTAGCAATGGAAGAAGCTTTCTGGCCGATGGCTACATAAATACAGATTACGCCGGTATCTTTCTGGTTAACAATAGCATCCAGAGCCACGGCTGTTTTACCTGTCTGGCGGTCACCGATAATTAATTCACGCTGTCCGCGGCCAATAGGCACCATTGAATCAATGGCTTTCAGACCGGTTTGCATTGGCTGATCAACAGATTGACGTGCAATTACACCCGGAGCAATTTTTTCTACCGGAGCAGTATGTGTAGCATTAATCGGTCCCTTACCATCAATGGGGCGACCCAGTGCATCTACGACGCGGCCTACCAGCTCACGGCCTACTGGCACTTCCAGAATGCGACCAGTACAGGTAACTTCGTCACCTTCTTTAATGTGTTCGGATTCGCCCAGAATCACGGCACCTACAGAATCGCGCTCCAGGTTCATGGCGAGACCAAATGTATTGCCGGGAAACTCGAGCATTTCACCTTGCATCACGTCTGACAAGCCATGTACGCGCACAATCCCGTCAGTTACAGACATTACGGTACCACGGGTACGTAATTCTGTATCTACGTTCAGGTTTGCGATTTTAGCTTTAATCAAATCGCTAATTTCAGCAGGATTAAGCTGCATGAAAACTCTCCTAATTCATCAATGCCGTATGCAGGCTGTTTAATCTACCCTGCACCGACAAATCCAATACTCGGTCACCAACTTCTACTTTTATGCCACCAATTAATTCTGGGGCAACCACCTGATGCGCTTTCAACCGTGTGTTGAAATGGGCTTCCAGATCCACTACTACTTGTGCAAACTGCGCTTTATCAATAGGGTAGGCTGTGTATACGGTGGCTTCTTTTATGTCGTTAAGGGACAAAGCATAGTCTTGGAATAACGTATAAATTTCTGGCAAAACTGTTAAGCGTTTGTTCTGCGCCAGCACAAAAATGAAGTTTTTCAAATCTTCTGCGGGCGTAAAATCCACTAAAGACAGGATTTCTTTTGCCTTTTCAGTGTATTCGCATTCCGGCTCATCTATTAGTAACTGCACTTTCGGTTGCAGTATGATTTCAGCCAGTGTTTTCAGTTCGTCCAACCAAGACTCAATCTGATTCTGTTCTTGCGCCAGACTAAACAATGCCTTGGCATAAGGTCTGGCTATGGTTGCGAACTCAGCCATGGGATTACAGCTCCTGTTTCAGGTTCGCCAGTAAATCAGCGTGACGTGAAGGATTAACTTCACTGCGCAGGATAGATTCGGCACCTTTTACAACCAAATCTGCTACCTGCTGCCGCAGTGCTTCACGGGCCCGGTTAGCTTCCTGCTCTACATCAGCTTTTGCCTGAGCCATGATACGGGCAGCTTCTTCGGATGCCTGAGTTTTGGCATCCTCAACAATCTGCGCGGCACGCTTTTCCGCATTGGCCACCATTTCGGAGACCTGACTGCGACCCTCGGCCAAGATATCAGCAACACGTTTTTCCGCCTGAGCAAAATCGTTTTTTCCACGTTCGGCAGCAGCCAAACCTTCGGCAATTTTGTCGGCACGGGCATCAAGTACTTTGACGATGGGTGGCCATACGAATTTCATCGTAAATAGCACAAACATGACAAAAACAAGTACTTGTGCAATTAGGGTTGCGTTGATATTCACGATTAAACCTTTAGAATTTGTGTTTATTAATTAATACAGTTAACAACCAGCAAATCTAAGTTTATCAGCCGCCGATTTTGGCGAAGTACAAGAATGATACGCCCAGAGAAATAATGAACGCAGCATCAATCATACCCATGATAATGAAGAATTTACCCAGCAATGAGTTCATTAATTCTGGCTGACGGGCAGAAGATTCCATGTATTTTGCGCCCAGCATACCGATACCGATAGATGCACCCATGGCAGAAATACCAATCATCAAACCACAAGCGATAGCGATTAAACCACCCATTTACTTCACTCCTTAAATAAAAGAAAAGAATACTACAATAAATAAATTACCCTTAATGGGAATCGTGAGCCTGACCCAAATATACGAAGGTCAGCACCATAAAGAGATATGCCTGTAAAGCAATGACCAAAATGTGGAATATGGCCCAAGCCAAACCTGCAATAATCTGGAGAATGAATAAAACCACATCGCTTACGCCTGCAGCACCGGACATACCCCAGGCACCACCCATTAGAGCGATCACCATAAATAAAATTTCACCGGCATACATGTTACCAAATAGTCGCATACCATGAGACAGGGTCTTGGAGAAAAATTCGATGATATTCATCAGAAAATTGGGGATGAACAACCAAATTTTGTTACCAAACGGTGCACTGAATAATTCGTGTATCCAGCCACCCAATCCTTTGATTTTGATATTGTAAACGATACACAGAAACAATACAGAAATCGCCATTGCCATGGTGGTATTCAGGTCTGCCGTGGGAACAACGCGCAGAAACGCATGATGGTCACCCGTAGCATGCTGCCATGCCCAAGGCAACAAATCTACAGGTAGCAGATCCATAATATTCATGAAGAGAATCCACATGAATACAGTCAAGCCCAGAGGAGCAATGGTTTTTCGAGATTTCTCATTGTGAACCATATCTTTGCAGATACCACCCACAAATTCAATTAGTAGTTCGACGGCGGCTTGAAAACGGGTAGGCACACCTACTCTCATACGACGAGCTGCTACAAACAGAATAGCTGAGGCGATGATGCCAGTCAGTATGGAAAAAAATAGGGTATCCAGATTAAGAAAGGAGAAATCAACCATATTGGTCTGGTAATCTGGTGATTTCTGAGTGTAATTGATTAAGTGATGGCTGATATATTCGCCCGGAGTCATCTCTGTGCCGCTCATAGTAACAATCTTTTTCTAAATGTGAACAATCCAGCCTGACTGACCAGTATAAGTCCTGTCAGGAAAGCAAACCAGTTAACTGCGGAATAGCACACGTAAACCAGCAACATCATTAGGCATATCATGAGAATTTTGCTGATTTCGGCCATTAATAGTGTTGCCGGTAATAGCGCCGGTAATTTTTTGGCGGCGATGATGGTTAGCATCGCCAATAATGTAGGTATCAGGTAACTCAGTCCACCCAATACTGCCGACCAGATAGCAGAATATTTCCACAACCATGCGGACACACAAACTGCGGCAAACAACATGACTGTTTGCCAGAACATGATCCACCTCATTCTGTTACCTTAAAAAAACACTGCGGTAAGCTGCGCTAATATAATCAACTAATACTATATCGTCAAGTAATTTTGTGAAATTTTGTTAAATAAATTTCAGCTAATTTATTAATTTTTCTATATATTTCTTTAACATTGCCGAATTTGATAACTGAATTAAACAATTTTGCCACAATTAATCTGTGATTGCAGGATTTATTCCAGTCCCATTTTTTGTAATAAATGACTCAAGGTTTCGGGATTATCAAATTGTAAGATGATACGGCCGCTGCGCTGGTTGCGGCTTTGTACTTTGACTGGTACGCTAAAACGTCGCTCCAGCGCAGCTTCTATTGATTGAACTTCGCTGCTTTTTTCAGCCGGATGGGGAGTGGCGGTTTCTGGTTTGACCTGTACTTGCTGGCAACGGCGTTCCACTTCGCGCACTGACCAACCATTCTGAGCTGCTTTCTGAGCCAGATCAATCTGCTGGATAACAGGTAAAGTCAATAAGGCACGGGCATGACCCATTTCTAACTGCCGGCTGTACATTAAGTCTTGTACTGGTTGCGGTAGATTGAGTAAGCGCAGACTATTGGAAATGCTACTGCGGCTGCGTCCTACAGCTTTGGCCACTGTTTCATGAGTGAGTCCAAATTCATCTACCAGTCGCTTCAGGCCTTGTGCTTCTTCAATCGGATTGAGATTTTCGCGCTGAATGTTTTCAATGAGTCCCATTGCCAGTGCTGCTTCGTCAGAAATGCTTTTGACGACTACTGGAATTTCCGCCAGTTCGGCTAGACGGGCAGCTCGCCAGCGGCGTTCACCGGCAATCAGCTCATATTGCTGCAGTCCCATTTCCCGTACAATCACTGGCTGAATGACACCTTGCGCGCGTATGGATTCAGCCAGCTCTTGCAATGATTCGTCATCAATTTGAGTACGTGGTTGATAACGTCCGGGAAT
This portion of the Snodgrassella alvi genome encodes:
- a CDS encoding cupin domain-containing protein; translated protein: MNSSFKQIFPLGEENINYAQYFIGQSYLANLAAIDDNVDVDVSNVTFEPGCHNHWHKHLNGYQILLATAGQGWYQEAGKPAQLLNPGDVVVIHAGVKHWHGATKDSWFSHVAITKGQSEWLEPVASSDYNAL
- a CDS encoding Imm50 family immunity protein, with the protein product MWYKNAIGKEKIQFMFNNEFDIELFELYSISLEKNSELKCNLICKGIPKTHPKKWDKLEFNALNLTIIFNEIIQMNISGTKIGFFCLPKINSSIDYSEITIKHGEFQLYCKSKFLTIDNITPYIDIRWD
- a CDS encoding carboxymuconolactone decarboxylase family protein, with amino-acid sequence MKKQTAGHELLGEFAPQFAHFNDDVLFGEVWSREQQLPAHQRSMITISALICAGNFEQLSAHLNIGRQNGITKDEIVEIITHLSFYVGWPKAWSAFNLAKQIYQDNEK
- the atpG gene encoding F0F1 ATP synthase subunit gamma, with protein sequence MAVGKEILTRIRSVQNTQKITKAMQMVSTSKMRKTQERMRQARPYADKIRLVMSHLAQTHSNHNVPLLRSNNDSKRVGFIVITTDKGLCGGLNANILKAFFSKVQECNQQGLEAEVVCLGSKGLAACNRVGLNVIASAVGLGDTPRVATLLGPLTEIFQRYAEGKLDAIYLVYAGFINTMRQEPRLETLLPIGQNVLDQVSESKEYSWEYVYEPSPQQVLEFLVRRYLESVVYQALSENMAAEQAARMVAMKAATDNASNAIKELRLVYNKSRQAAITTELSEIVAGAAAV
- a CDS encoding RHS domain-containing protein, with the protein product MLYYHTDVNGAPEELTDEDGHIVWACSYQLWDKSTQLLRYA
- the atpD gene encoding F0F1 ATP synthase subunit beta — encoded protein: MSQGKIVQIIGAVVDVEFPHDSIPNVYDALKLVDTDLTLEVEQLLGDGIVRTIPMGTSDGLKRGMAVVNTGAPITVPVGTATLGRIMDVLGHPVDEAGEIQTSTTRSIHQQAPKFDELSSSTELLETGIKVIDLLCPFAKGGKVGLFGGAGVGKTVNMMELINNIAKAHSGLSVFAGVGERTREGNDFYHEMKDSNVLDKVAMVYGQMNEPPGNRLRVALTGLTMAEYFRDEKDENGKGRDVLLFIDNIYRYTLAGTEVSALLGRMPSAVGYQPTLAEEMGRLQERIASTKTGSITSIQAVYVPADDLTDPSPATTFAHLDATVVLSRDIASLGIYPAVDPLDSTSRQLDPAVIGQEHYDVARGVQTTLQKYKELNDIIAILGMDELSDEDKLTVNRARKIQRFLSQPFHVAEVFTGAPGKYVSLRDTIAGFKAILNGEYDHLPEQAFYMVGNIEEAAEKAKTLN
- a CDS encoding SDR family oxidoreductase codes for the protein MAVQNKVVIITGASSGIGAATARLLAQNGAKVVLAARRESQLQQLQQQITQSGGEAVYQVTDVRQPEEMHALVELAKKHFQGVDVIFNNAGIMPNSPISALQTNDWNNMIDINLKGVLNGIAAVMPIFAKQKSGHIITTSSIAGLKSFMGCGVYGATKFAVRNLMEVIRQESATEQTNIRTTTLYPAAINTELLQSISDANVLQSMTQLYNQVGISPEAIARAVNFAIEQPEDTNISELTIYPTKQA
- a CDS encoding RHS repeat-associated core domain-containing protein, which codes for MRIEKLNCTERYGYVYDALGRRIEKHQIDRAGKACNRTRFLWDGLRMIQETRTDRSKSVYIYTDESGYEPLARVETTTGTEQKVLYYHTDVNGAPEELTDEDGHIVWACSYQLWGKPIQEIEHSQIQQNLRYQGQYLDRETGLHYNTFRYYDPDIGRFTQPDPIGLLGGFNLYQYAPNGLMWIDPWGWSCANTKTKKTSYNGKSRRDAFRQAKRDANIPMNQQPKSITTPFLKDGYGNLIIGKNGQPIKTRQYEFIDKNKNSIFIQEHSLGHIKATKGHGAEPHFNIRSSDNLNTGYVPRTHGH
- a CDS encoding F0F1 ATP synthase subunit epsilon, which codes for MSTMQVEVVSNEENIYSGEASFVVVPTLEGELGIYPRHEPIMSLVRPGALRLTVPDQKEEILVAVSGGVLEVQPNKLTLLADVAVRSEEMDQQRAEEAKKAAESGIHEAKDDVSLAKAHVALAAAIAQLKTLDYLRTHRK